The sequence AGATGCTTATCTCTCTTTTCACCCCTATACTCCTCCGAACATTCTTACTCCTTTTTTAGATCTTGTACGGCAGAAAAAAGAGATAAAGCTTCTCACCACCCAAGAAGAGTTCCTCGAAGCGTGCGCATTTTGCGAGCGCACTGTGTGCGGGGGTTCCGGATCCGTCGCAGCGCCATTTTGGTTTCGCGAAAAGCCAGTGATCCTTCTCCGCGGAGAATCACAAGTAAATGAGCACGCCCAAAAAATTGATCCGAAAATCGGCTGGGAGCGAGTAAAGGCGGAAATGGACGAACCGCTTTTCGGGAAAATCCTTGACGAGAGCGAGAAAATTTCGAATTGGCGAGATTGGAATCTGAAAAAAGTCTTGGACGCAAAGTCCGCGCCAACCGCAAAAACAATTTTCTATCCTTCCAACCGAAATAGAAAGGAAACGGAGAAAAAAATCAAAACACTCCTTAAAGAGCTTTCAAAAAAATGACCGCAAAATCAGGATCACTTCCCGTCTACGCCATCCTACTCGCAGGAGGAGAAGGTAGGCGCTATTCATCTGGGAAAAATTTGAAACAGTTTGTAAAAACAAAAGGCAAACCTCTTTTTCTTTGGGCGCTTGAAACGTATCTTAAAATGCCGGAGGTACAAAAAATTGCAATCGTGTTTCCAGAGAAAGAACACGAGCATATAAAATTCCTGAAAAAAATTCCTCCCGAACGCATAGACATTCTTTTTGCGAAAGAAGACAGGCACGCAAGTATTGCTTACGCTCTCGGCACATTCCCAAAGAAAGGATTAGTAGTTATTCAAGACGGTATCTCTCCCCTTACGAAAGCACCTCTGATTCGAGAAACGCTTCTTTCCGCAAAAAAGTATGGAGCAGCAACGGCATTTATTCCTGCTATTTACCGGGTGTTCACTCGCAAAGAAAATTTCATAGAAAAAGTACTGGAACGACAAGAACTTGGCTACACAGTAAGTCCGCAAGCGTTTCGGATCGCAGTTTTACAGAAAGCCCTCGATGCGGGGAAGAAAGCTCACGTGAAAGACAGAGCGATGGTTGATTTGGTTCGGCGTATTGGAAAAAAAGTTGCGCTCGTGGCGTCAAACCCGGAAAATATAAAACTCACCTATCCTCACGACGCTCTTACGATAGAAGCGCTGTTGCGAAAAAATTAGGAAACGACCGGCTGTGCACAATGCGAGCAACGTTTTGCTTCGAGCGGAATTTCGCTCAAACATTCCGGACATTTTTTTGTTGTAGGGTCCGCTGGAGGACCTTTTTTGCTTCGCGCGACAAGAACATTCATCGGTTTGATGATGAAAAAGAAAACTGCTCCCGCGACTAAAATAAACGAAATGAGGGCGTTCAGAAAATCGCCGTACAGAAAC comes from Candidatus Paceibacterota bacterium and encodes:
- a CDS encoding 2-C-methyl-D-erythritol 4-phosphate cytidylyltransferase — translated: MTAKSGSLPVYAILLAGGEGRRYSSGKNLKQFVKTKGKPLFLWALETYLKMPEVQKIAIVFPEKEHEHIKFLKKIPPERIDILFAKEDRHASIAYALGTFPKKGLVVIQDGISPLTKAPLIRETLLSAKKYGAATAFIPAIYRVFTRKENFIEKVLERQELGYTVSPQAFRIAVLQKALDAGKKAHVKDRAMVDLVRRIGKKVALVASNPENIKLTYPHDALTIEALLRKN
- the mscL gene encoding large conductance mechanosensitive channel protein MscL — encoded protein: MLKEFKQFLLRGNVVDLAVGVVVGAAFGTVVSALVKDILTPFISAIAKVPDFGGLAFTLNGSKFLYGDFLNALISFILVAGAVFFFIIKPMNVLVARSKKGPPADPTTKKCPECLSEIPLEAKRCSHCAQPVVS